The Streptomyces sp. NBC_01463 DNA window GCCGCTCCTGCTGCCGTCGCTCACCGCCGCGGCGGGGCTCTGCTTCGCCCTGTCCATGGGTGAGTTGAGCGCCACGATGATGCTCTACCCGCCGGACTGGACGCCCCTTCCGGTGCAGATCTTCGCGGCCACCGACCGTGGCTCGCTCTTCACCGGAGCGGCCGTCGCGGTGGTCCTGATGGCGGCGACGCTCCTCGTGCTGTTCGCGGTCTCCCGCATCCGCACCAGGGCCTCCTACCGCTGACCTCCCCCGCACCGACCCGTTCCCCAGGAGATACGACTGCCATGCGCAAGAACCACCTCAAGACCGTAGCCGCCGTCACCGGCGCGCTCGCCCTCGCCACCACGCTCTCCGCCTGCGGCGGCTCGTCGGCCGCGTCCGACGCGAAGGTCGTCACCGTCTACAGCGCCGACGGCCTCAAGGGCGAGAACGGCGACGGCTGGTACGACAAGGTCTTCAAGGACTTCGAGAAGAAGACCGGCATCAAGGTCGAGTACGTGGAGGGCGGCTCCGGCGAGATGGTGCAGCGCGCCGTCCGCGAGAAGACCAACACCCAGGCCGACGTGCTGGTCACCCTCCCGCCCTTCATCCAGCAGGCCGACTCCAAGGGTCTCCTCCAGGCGTACGAGCCCGCCGGCTCCGACCAGGTGGAGAGCGCCGACAAGGCGCCCGACGGGAAGTGGACCTCGGTCGTCAACAACTACTTCGGCTTCGTCTACAACAAGAAGGAGCTGACCACCCCGCCCGCCACCTGGGAGCAGCTGCTCGACGGGACGTACAAGGAGAAGGTCCAGTACTCCACCCCGGGCGTCGCGGGCGACGGCACGGCCGTGCTCATCAAGGCCATGCACGACTTCGGCGGCAAGGAGCCGGCGATGGCGTACCTGAAGAAGCTCCAGACCAACAACGTCGGCCCTTCCGCCTCCACCGGCAAGCTCGCCCCCAAGGTCGACAAGGGCGAACTCCTCGCCGCCAACGGCGACGTCCAGATGAACTACGCCCAGTCCAAGGACATGCCGAACCTCGGCATCTGGTTCCCCGCCAGGTCCGGCGGCAAGCCCACCACCTTCGCCCTGCCGTACGCCGCCGGGCTGGTGACCAAGGCCCCGCACAGCGCCAACGGCAAGAAGCTGCTCGACTTCATGCTCGCCGAGCAGGCCCAGAAGGACGTCAGCGAGGTCGGCGGCGGATTCGCCGCCCGCAAGGACATCGAGGCGACCGACGCGAACGCCGCCGCGCTGACGAGGCTGATGACCGGGGTCGAGGTCTTCGAGCCGGACTGGTCGGACATCGGGACCAACCTCGACACGTACGTGGACGCGTGGAAGTCGGCCACCGGCAGCTGACCGTTGCCGGACCATTCACCGCAGGGGTCTGGACCTCCGGCGGATCATCGCGAAAAGATAACGGGTCTAGGCCCAAGTTCAACTCCGCACCGAAAGGTGGGGAGTTGAACGGGTCTTCCGAGTGCCCCCCACCACTCCGACGGAGAATCTCGTGACCTCAGGCATGTCCCGCCGCACACTCCTCATGAGCGCGGCCGCCCTCGCCGCCGCAGCGCCGCTCGCCGCCGCGGGCGTCGCCGGTGCGGCTTCCGCCCGTGTCCCCAAGGTCCTCGTCATCGGCCTGGACGGCGCCCTGATGAACAGAATCAAGGACGCGGACGCACCCCACCTCGACGCGCTGATGGCGGCCGGACTCACCTCCGTCAGCCCGCTCTACGCCGACCCGATGGCACCCACGCTGTCCGGCCCCGGCTGGGCCACGATCATCACCGGCGTCTGGCCCGACAAGCACCACGTCAAGGACAACGCGTTCACCGGCAACGCCTTCGCCCAGTACCCCGACTTCCTCACCCGGATCGAGACGGCGAAGCCCTCCCTCTCCACGTACGCGGTGGCCTCCTGGAACCCGGTCACCGACACGATCTTCTCCGCGAAGGTCGACACCCGGGTCTCCACCCCGGACGCCGAGTACGACACCGGCACCACGAGCAGGGCCGCCGCCGAACTGGCCGGCGGCAACCGTGACGCGGTCTTCGTCCACCTCGACAACGTCGACCACGCGGGGCACAGTTACGGCGCCGCGAGCTCCCAGTACCTGGACGCGATCCATGGCGTCGACACCCAGGTGGGCCAGTTGGTCGCGGCGGTGCGGGGCAGGTCCACGTACGGCTCCGAGGACTGGCTCATCATGATCACCGCCGACCACGGGCACACCGACGCCGGCGGCCACGGCGGCTCCAGCGCGGCCGAGCGGCAGACCTTCCTGATCGCGAGCGGCGGCTCCGTCACCGCGGGCTCCACCCGGTACGACATCAAGATGCCGGACGTCGCCGCCTCCGCCCTCGCGCACCTGGGCATAGCCATCGACCCGGCCTGGGGCCTCGACGGGCGGCCGCTCCAGCAGCCCACGCCCGACGCCTTCGACGCCCTGCGCCCGCAGTTGGCGACCCGCGTGGACGAGACGGGCACCGGGGCCGCGGTCGTCGGCTTCACCCACACCCCGCCCGCCGGATGGACCGTCGACAACAGCGCGATGGGCACCGGCGGCGTCACCGAATGGCGCGGCTGGGCCTTCACCACCGACGAGTTCTGGACCGCCGCCGAGCGCGGCCAGTGGCGCGAGACCAACGTCCGGGCCCGGAACGTCTTCGCGGTCGCCGACGGCGACGAATGGGTCGACAAGAGTTACACGGGCACCTTCGACTCCACTCTGGTCAGCCCCGCCTGGCCGGTCACGGGCGGCCGCACCGCCACGCTCTCCTACACCAGCCACTACCGGCAGGAGGCCCCGCAGAAGGGCGAGGTCCTCGTCTCCTACGACGGAGGGACGCCCGTCACGGTGAGGACGTACACCGCCGACACCGTCTCCAAGGCCGAATCGATCGGCCTCCAGGTGCCCGCCGGCGCCACCACCGCCCAGGTCCGGTTCCGGTACACCGGGGGCAACAACTGGTTCTGGGCGGTCGACGGTGTGCGGATCACGTCCGGCTGATCAGGAGCCGGGGCGGACCCTCTAAAATCGGGGGCGTCGGCGCTGCACAACGCGGTGCCGCCGGCGTCCCCGCACCTGGCGTACGGCAACTGGAGTCCCACATGGCAGAGCGCAAGCCGATCTCGTCCTGGCTCACCGACATGGACGGAGTCCTCATCCACGAGGGGACCCCGATCCCCGGCGCCGATGCCTTCATCAAGCGGCTGCGCGAATCCGGGCTGCCCTTCCTGGTCCTCACCAACAACTCGATCTACACCGCGCGCGACCTGCACGCCCGGCTGAACCGGATGGGCCTCGACGTGCCCGTCGAGAACATCTGGACGTCCGCGCTCGCCACCGCCCAGTTCCTGGACGACCAGCGCCCCGGCGGCACGGCGTACGTCATCGGCGAGGCCGGGCTCACCACCGCGCTGCACGACATCGGCTACGTCCTCACCGACCACGAGCCCGACTACGTGGTGCTCGGCGAGACGCGCACGTACTCGTTCGAGGCGCTCACCAAGGCGATCCGGCTGATCAACGGCGGTGCCCGCTTCATCTGCACCAACCCCGACGAGACCGGACCTTCCGCCGAGGGCCCGCTGCCCGCCACCGGGTCCGTCGCGGCCCTGATCACCAAGGCCACCGGCAAGGCGCCGTACTTCGCGGGCAAGCCCAACCCGCTGATGATGCGCACCGGGCTCAACGCGATCGGCGCCCACTCCGAGTCCAGCGCCATGATCGGCGACCGGATGGACACCGACGTGCTGGCCGGTCTGGAGGCGGGCATGC harbors:
- a CDS encoding HAD-IIA family hydrolase, with the translated sequence MAERKPISSWLTDMDGVLIHEGTPIPGADAFIKRLRESGLPFLVLTNNSIYTARDLHARLNRMGLDVPVENIWTSALATAQFLDDQRPGGTAYVIGEAGLTTALHDIGYVLTDHEPDYVVLGETRTYSFEALTKAIRLINGGARFICTNPDETGPSAEGPLPATGSVAALITKATGKAPYFAGKPNPLMMRTGLNAIGAHSESSAMIGDRMDTDVLAGLEAGMQTFLVLTGLTTVADIDKYPFRPSTVVESIADLVELIDVG
- a CDS encoding alkaline phosphatase family protein, coding for MSRRTLLMSAAALAAAAPLAAAGVAGAASARVPKVLVIGLDGALMNRIKDADAPHLDALMAAGLTSVSPLYADPMAPTLSGPGWATIITGVWPDKHHVKDNAFTGNAFAQYPDFLTRIETAKPSLSTYAVASWNPVTDTIFSAKVDTRVSTPDAEYDTGTTSRAAAELAGGNRDAVFVHLDNVDHAGHSYGAASSQYLDAIHGVDTQVGQLVAAVRGRSTYGSEDWLIMITADHGHTDAGGHGGSSAAERQTFLIASGGSVTAGSTRYDIKMPDVAASALAHLGIAIDPAWGLDGRPLQQPTPDAFDALRPQLATRVDETGTGAAVVGFTHTPPAGWTVDNSAMGTGGVTEWRGWAFTTDEFWTAAERGQWRETNVRARNVFAVADGDEWVDKSYTGTFDSTLVSPAWPVTGGRTATLSYTSHYRQEAPQKGEVLVSYDGGTPVTVRTYTADTVSKAESIGLQVPAGATTAQVRFRYTGGNNWFWAVDGVRITSG
- a CDS encoding 2-aminoethylphosphonate ABC transporter substrate-binding protein, translated to MRKNHLKTVAAVTGALALATTLSACGGSSAASDAKVVTVYSADGLKGENGDGWYDKVFKDFEKKTGIKVEYVEGGSGEMVQRAVREKTNTQADVLVTLPPFIQQADSKGLLQAYEPAGSDQVESADKAPDGKWTSVVNNYFGFVYNKKELTTPPATWEQLLDGTYKEKVQYSTPGVAGDGTAVLIKAMHDFGGKEPAMAYLKKLQTNNVGPSASTGKLAPKVDKGELLAANGDVQMNYAQSKDMPNLGIWFPARSGGKPTTFALPYAAGLVTKAPHSANGKKLLDFMLAEQAQKDVSEVGGGFAARKDIEATDANAAALTRLMTGVEVFEPDWSDIGTNLDTYVDAWKSATGS